The Desertifilum tharense IPPAS B-1220 nucleotide sequence CATCCCTACTCCCAACAGTTGATGGCGGCTCAATTGCCTATTCATCCCCGCGATCGCTCTTTATCCTCAAACGAGATTCGCTCTTGAGATCGGTTTTAACCTTCAACAGGTTATTCTAGGCAGATGGCATCGACTTCAATTTCAACCAACATCTGAGGATCGACGAGGGCGTTAATGCCAACGAGGGTATTGGTGGGCGGATGTTCGCCGAATGCTTCTTGGGTCGCTTTGATATAGTCTTCAGTCCGGTTAATATCGGTGACAAATAGGCGAATGCGAACCACGTTCGGTAAGTCTGCCCCTA carries:
- a CDS encoding RidA family protein, giving the protein MEIQRTFSGTAWETKAGYCRALRVGSQIYVSGTAPITEQGNVYAPGDAYAQTQFCIAKIQKALQSLGADLPNVVRIRLFVTDINRTEDYIKATQEAFGEHPPTNTLVGINALVDPQMLVEIEVDAICLE